One segment of Curtobacterium poinsettiae DNA contains the following:
- a CDS encoding alpha/beta hydrolase, with the protein MNRALRWTTWIVAVVVLLAVVFLVWAHIVMQGTRSAALQVWRDDRIAVRDAGDSVVMTPTGQADGVGIVFIPGAKVDPYAYMTTFRQVVANGTTVVITKPTLNLAFFDTRPLSTFQAHAPEVAHWAVGGHSLGGVRACQLALDADGLLLLGSYCADDISRSYIDVLSISGSRDGLSTPAKVDAARDELPSTATMTEIQGSNHADFGAYGDQPGDRTATISRADARQQISDAIEAWVRDLR; encoded by the coding sequence ATGAACCGAGCACTGCGCTGGACCACCTGGATCGTCGCGGTCGTCGTGCTGCTCGCGGTGGTGTTCCTCGTCTGGGCCCACATCGTGATGCAGGGCACCCGCAGCGCCGCCCTGCAGGTCTGGCGCGACGACCGGATCGCCGTCCGCGACGCCGGAGACTCGGTGGTGATGACCCCGACCGGCCAGGCCGACGGGGTCGGGATCGTCTTCATCCCCGGCGCGAAGGTCGATCCGTACGCCTACATGACCACGTTCCGTCAGGTGGTCGCCAACGGCACGACCGTCGTCATCACGAAGCCGACGCTGAACCTCGCGTTCTTCGACACCCGACCGCTGTCGACGTTCCAGGCGCACGCGCCCGAGGTCGCGCACTGGGCGGTGGGCGGACACTCCCTCGGCGGGGTCCGCGCGTGCCAGCTCGCCCTGGACGCCGACGGCCTGCTGCTGCTCGGCAGCTACTGCGCGGACGACATCAGCCGCTCGTACATCGACGTGCTGAGCATCTCCGGTTCGCGTGACGGCCTGTCCACACCGGCCAAGGTCGACGCCGCGCGGGACGAGCTGCCGTCGACCGCCACCATGACCGAGATCCAGGGTTCGAACCACGCCGACTTCGGTGCCTACGGCGACCAGCCGGGCGACCGCACGGCGACCATCAGCCGTGCTGATGCCCGCCAGCAGATCTCGGACGCCATCGAGGCCTGGGTGCGCGACCTGCGCTGA
- the hxlA gene encoding 3-hexulose-6-phosphate synthase has protein sequence MQLQFAMDTLTTEAALELAAAAAPHVDVLELGTPLIKSAGLSAVTAIKEAHPDKIVFADLKTMDAGELEADIAFSAGADLVTVLGVAGDSTIVGAVKAAKKHGKGIVVDLIGVSDKAARAREVVALGAEFVEVHAGLDEQAEEGFTFSTLLDAGKESGVPFSIAGGVNASSVASVQEAGARIAVAGSAIYSASDVGAAAAEIRAAIK, from the coding sequence ATGCAGCTCCAGTTCGCCATGGACACCCTGACCACCGAAGCCGCCCTCGAGCTCGCCGCCGCGGCCGCGCCGCACGTCGACGTCCTCGAGCTCGGCACGCCCCTGATCAAGAGCGCCGGTCTGTCCGCCGTCACCGCGATCAAGGAGGCACACCCGGACAAGATCGTGTTCGCCGACCTCAAGACGATGGACGCCGGTGAGCTCGAGGCCGACATCGCCTTCTCGGCCGGTGCCGACCTGGTCACCGTCCTCGGTGTCGCCGGCGACTCGACGATCGTCGGTGCCGTCAAGGCCGCGAAGAAGCACGGCAAGGGCATCGTCGTCGACCTGATCGGCGTCTCCGACAAGGCCGCCCGTGCCCGCGAGGTCGTCGCACTCGGCGCCGAGTTCGTCGAGGTCCACGCCGGGCTCGACGAGCAGGCGGAAGAGGGCTTCACGTTCTCGACCCTGCTCGACGCCGGCAAGGAGTCGGGCGTCCCGTTCTCGATCGCTGGCGGCGTGAACGCGTCCTCGGTCGCCTCGGTGCAGGAGGCCGGTGCCCGCATCGCCGTCGCCGGCAGTGCGATCTACAGCGCGTCGGACGTCGGCGCAGCAGCCGCCGAGATCCGCGCCGCGATCAAGTAG
- the hxlB gene encoding 6-phospho-3-hexuloisomerase, whose amino-acid sequence MAATTVSAALDLVVREVGDLAARLDDAPAQRALDLIEGADRVFVHGAGRSGLALRMTAMRLMHLGLDAHVVGEVTTPAIRQGDLLLVASGSGTTTGIVQAARTAHEVGASVVALSTTDDSPLAELADVTIVLPAATKTDRSGTASAQYAGGLFEQAVALVGDAVFHALWTRGGQSADDLWPRHANLE is encoded by the coding sequence ATGGCAGCAACCACCGTCTCCGCAGCGCTCGACCTGGTCGTCCGCGAGGTCGGCGACCTGGCAGCCCGCCTCGACGACGCCCCGGCCCAGCGCGCACTCGACCTGATCGAGGGCGCCGACCGGGTGTTCGTCCACGGGGCCGGTCGATCCGGCCTCGCCCTCCGCATGACCGCGATGCGCCTCATGCACCTCGGGCTCGACGCACACGTCGTCGGCGAGGTCACCACCCCGGCCATCCGCCAGGGTGACCTGCTCCTCGTCGCGAGCGGCTCGGGCACGACCACCGGCATCGTGCAGGCCGCGCGGACCGCGCACGAGGTCGGCGCATCCGTCGTGGCGCTCTCGACCACCGACGACTCCCCGCTCGCCGAGCTGGCGGACGTCACGATCGTCCTGCCCGCCGCGACGAAGACCGACCGCTCCGGCACCGCCTCGGCCCAGTACGCCGGTGGCCTCTTCGAACAGGCGGTCGCCCTGGTGGGCGACGCCGTGTTCCACGCCCTGTGGACCCGAGGCGGGCAGTCCGCCGACGACCTCTGGCCCCGCCACGCCAACCTCGAATGA
- a CDS encoding helix-turn-helix transcriptional regulator: MDASVDSLEARGGSVIRLAAAEHARTVAEQADRHALTLESVLAVLRSSRVTDAAARAEAVEIASAALVDLRTVTDQQRSTLLEPVTGAFSRLRADLRPLVRFGDLDVQFVEPPATGRALPGDVAHAARAIVRTAVLALVDDGAAKRVRIQWDCDGRNLLMQLRDDGSGTLDVHDDAMRPIAERVVTLDGRVQVASTPGWGSVLDISLPLDPRPTEVDAVDDGDLTPRERDVLRLVATGVGNREIADGLGISVNTVKYHVANLLRKHGARTRAELAAFSSRA, translated from the coding sequence ATGGACGCATCGGTCGACAGCCTGGAGGCGCGGGGCGGCTCCGTCATCCGGCTCGCGGCCGCCGAGCACGCACGCACGGTCGCCGAGCAGGCGGACCGGCACGCGCTCACCCTCGAGTCCGTCCTCGCCGTGCTCCGGTCGTCGCGGGTCACCGACGCGGCCGCCCGGGCCGAGGCCGTCGAGATCGCCTCGGCCGCCCTGGTCGACCTGCGCACCGTCACGGACCAGCAGCGGAGCACCCTGCTCGAACCCGTGACCGGCGCGTTCTCGCGGTTGCGCGCCGACCTGCGACCGCTCGTTCGGTTCGGGGACCTCGACGTGCAGTTCGTCGAGCCGCCGGCCACCGGCCGTGCGCTCCCGGGTGACGTCGCCCACGCGGCCCGGGCCATCGTCCGGACCGCGGTGCTCGCCCTGGTCGACGACGGTGCGGCGAAGCGGGTGCGCATCCAGTGGGACTGCGACGGCCGGAACCTGCTCATGCAGCTCCGCGACGACGGCTCCGGCACGCTCGACGTGCACGACGACGCGATGCGGCCGATCGCGGAGCGGGTCGTCACGCTCGACGGGCGGGTGCAGGTCGCGAGCACGCCCGGTTGGGGGTCCGTGCTCGACATCTCACTGCCGCTCGACCCGCGGCCGACCGAGGTGGACGCGGTCGACGACGGCGACCTGACGCCGCGGGAGCGCGACGTGCTGCGGCTCGTGGCGACCGGCGTCGGCAACCGGGAGATCGCCGATGGACTCGGCATCAGCGTCAACACCGTGAAGTACCACGTCGCGAACCTGCTGCGGAAGCACGGCGCCCGGACCCGGGCGGAGCTCGCGGCGTTCAGTTCCCGGGCGTGA
- a CDS encoding response regulator, with product MKVLIADDDAQLVRALSVTLSARGYDVVTARDGREAIDAVITERPDLVLLDLGMPRLDGIGVLEGVRAWSQVPVLVLSGRTDSSDKVDALDAGADDYVTKPFQMDELLARLRALGRRRVVASEETPTIAIGPLLVDLVAKQVTPAEGPAIRLTPTEWRLLEVLVTNPDRLMTREMLLTEVWGPTHGNDSGYLRLYMAQLRRKLEPDPAHPRYLVTESGMGYRFAPGGVTPGN from the coding sequence ATGAAGGTCCTGATCGCTGACGACGACGCGCAGCTCGTCCGCGCGCTCTCGGTGACGCTCTCGGCGCGCGGGTACGACGTCGTCACGGCTCGGGACGGGCGCGAGGCGATCGACGCCGTCATCACCGAGCGCCCCGACCTGGTGCTGCTCGACCTCGGCATGCCCCGGCTCGACGGCATCGGTGTGCTCGAGGGCGTCAGGGCCTGGTCGCAGGTGCCCGTCCTCGTGCTCTCCGGGCGGACCGACTCGTCCGACAAGGTCGACGCGCTCGACGCCGGAGCCGACGACTACGTGACGAAGCCGTTCCAGATGGACGAGCTGCTCGCCCGGCTGCGGGCGCTCGGGCGGCGGCGGGTGGTGGCGTCGGAGGAGACCCCGACGATCGCGATCGGACCGCTGCTCGTGGACCTCGTCGCGAAGCAGGTCACCCCGGCGGAGGGTCCCGCGATCCGCCTGACGCCCACCGAGTGGCGCCTGCTCGAGGTCCTGGTCACGAACCCGGACCGCCTGATGACCCGCGAGATGCTGTTGACCGAGGTCTGGGGGCCGACGCACGGCAACGACTCCGGGTACCTGCGGCTGTACATGGCGCAGCTGCGGCGGAAGCTCGAGCCGGACCCCGCGCACCCCCGCTACCTGGTGACGGAGTCCGGCATGGGGTACCGCTTCGCTCCCGGCGGCGTCACGCCCGGGAACTGA
- a CDS encoding ATP-binding protein: protein MKRGKLRVLLGAAPGVGKTYTMLEEGRRLLDEGRDVVVAVVETHERAATAALVDGLEVVPRRTVSHRGVELDDLDLDAVLARAPEIALVDELAHTNAPGGRHDKRWQDVEALLAAGISVVSTVNVQHMQSLGDVVREITGTVQRETVPDAVVRAADQIEVVDLAPAALRERLSDGLVYPAARIDAALSNYFRLGNLTALREIALLWLADEVDDALKAYRAEHGIEHRWETRERVLVALTGGPEGETLLRRGARIAARSAGGELAAVHVTTNDGLRERHPGALGKQRTLLEQLGGTYHQVVGDDVPSTLVRFARSIDATQIVIGVSRRSRLAAAMTGPGIGNTVIRESGDIDVHVVTHERAGGGITLPKLGGSLSRGRVVAAFVLSVLVGPLLTWVLSIGSDPDAITVDVLAYQLLVLVVALVGGMWPAVFTAVLSGLSLDYFFVQPLYMVTVQQPWHLFALVMYVISAVLVSFVVDRSARRSRAARRASAESGLLMGIAGSVLRGDDALQALLDRTREAFGFAGVRIRQGDEVPATSGEFGATPDASTTLASGAVLEFAGAPDDPTQRRLLRVVEQQLDAAVEHRELTRTAVGAERIAAADRVRSALLAAVGHDVRRPIAAASAAVQTLRAPDIDLSRADREALLATADESLGQLAVLLADLLDVSRVQAGVLAVTPAAIALETVVAPALDELELGPDDVDLDLPADLPPVLADPVLLQRVVVNLLANAARYAPDGTHVRVAASAFAGGVELRVADHGPGIPEDRRDEVFQPFQRLGDTDNETGLGLGLALARGFTEGMGGTIEVDDTPGGGLTVVVRLPIAGHVGVEIR, encoded by the coding sequence GTGAAGCGCGGGAAGCTGCGGGTCCTGCTCGGTGCGGCGCCCGGTGTCGGCAAGACCTACACGATGCTCGAAGAGGGGCGTCGCCTGCTCGACGAGGGTCGCGACGTGGTCGTGGCCGTCGTCGAGACGCACGAGCGCGCCGCCACCGCAGCCCTGGTCGACGGGCTCGAGGTCGTACCCCGCCGCACCGTCTCCCACCGCGGGGTGGAGCTCGACGACCTCGACCTCGACGCCGTCCTCGCCCGGGCCCCCGAGATCGCACTCGTCGACGAGCTCGCGCACACGAACGCCCCCGGTGGTCGCCACGACAAGCGCTGGCAGGACGTCGAGGCGCTCCTCGCCGCCGGGATCTCGGTGGTGAGCACCGTCAACGTGCAGCACATGCAGTCCCTCGGCGACGTCGTGCGCGAGATCACCGGCACCGTGCAGCGCGAGACCGTCCCCGACGCCGTGGTGCGCGCGGCGGACCAGATCGAGGTCGTCGACCTCGCCCCGGCGGCCCTGCGGGAGCGGTTGTCCGACGGCCTCGTGTACCCGGCGGCCCGGATCGACGCGGCGCTGTCGAACTACTTCCGCCTCGGCAACCTCACCGCGCTGCGCGAGATCGCCCTGCTCTGGCTCGCCGACGAGGTCGACGACGCGCTCAAGGCCTACCGCGCCGAGCACGGCATCGAGCACCGGTGGGAGACCCGGGAGCGCGTGCTCGTCGCCTTGACCGGAGGCCCCGAGGGCGAGACCCTGCTGCGCCGCGGCGCCCGGATCGCCGCCCGCAGCGCCGGCGGCGAGCTCGCCGCCGTGCACGTCACGACGAACGACGGCCTACGCGAGCGGCACCCCGGCGCGCTCGGCAAGCAGCGGACCCTGCTCGAGCAGCTCGGTGGCACCTACCACCAGGTCGTCGGCGACGACGTACCGAGCACGCTGGTGCGGTTCGCGCGGTCGATCGACGCCACCCAGATCGTGATCGGGGTCAGCCGCCGCAGCCGGCTCGCGGCCGCCATGACCGGTCCGGGGATCGGCAACACCGTGATCCGCGAGTCCGGCGACATCGACGTCCACGTCGTCACGCACGAGCGCGCCGGCGGCGGGATCACCCTGCCCAAGCTCGGCGGCAGCCTGTCACGCGGCCGGGTGGTCGCCGCGTTCGTCCTGTCCGTCCTGGTCGGGCCGCTGCTCACCTGGGTACTGTCGATCGGCAGCGACCCGGACGCCATCACGGTGGACGTGCTGGCGTACCAGCTACTCGTCCTGGTCGTGGCGCTGGTGGGTGGGATGTGGCCGGCGGTGTTCACGGCCGTGCTGTCCGGGCTGAGTCTCGACTACTTCTTCGTGCAACCCCTCTACATGGTCACCGTCCAGCAGCCGTGGCACCTGTTCGCCCTGGTCATGTACGTGATCAGTGCGGTGCTGGTCAGTTTCGTGGTCGACCGGTCCGCTCGCCGATCACGTGCCGCCCGTCGGGCCTCTGCCGAGTCCGGGCTCCTGATGGGCATCGCCGGCAGCGTGCTCCGCGGCGACGACGCCCTGCAGGCGCTGCTCGACCGCACCCGTGAGGCCTTCGGCTTCGCCGGCGTCCGGATCCGCCAGGGCGACGAGGTGCCGGCGACCTCCGGCGAGTTCGGCGCGACGCCGGACGCGTCGACGACGCTGGCGTCCGGCGCCGTGCTCGAGTTCGCCGGCGCGCCCGACGACCCGACCCAGCGCCGGCTGCTGCGGGTCGTCGAGCAGCAGCTCGACGCCGCCGTCGAGCACCGCGAGCTGACACGCACCGCCGTCGGCGCCGAGCGCATCGCCGCCGCCGACCGGGTCCGGAGTGCGCTGCTCGCGGCCGTCGGCCACGACGTGCGCCGACCCATCGCAGCGGCCTCCGCCGCCGTGCAGACGCTGCGTGCGCCCGACATCGACCTGTCACGGGCCGACCGGGAGGCGCTGCTCGCGACCGCCGACGAGAGCCTCGGTCAGCTGGCGGTGCTGTTGGCGGACCTGCTGGACGTCAGTCGGGTCCAGGCCGGTGTCCTCGCGGTCACCCCGGCTGCGATCGCGCTCGAGACGGTGGTCGCCCCTGCACTCGACGAGCTGGAGCTCGGCCCCGACGACGTCGACCTCGACCTGCCCGCGGACCTGCCGCCGGTGCTCGCCGACCCGGTCCTGCTGCAGCGCGTCGTGGTGAACCTGCTCGCGAACGCCGCCCGGTACGCGCCGGACGGCACCCACGTCCGGGTCGCCGCGAGCGCGTTCGCCGGCGGGGTGGAGCTCCGCGTCGCCGACCACGGCCCCGGCATCCCCGAGGACCGCCGTGACGAGGTGTTCCAGCCGTTCCAGCGACTCGGCGACACCGACAACGAGACCGGCCTCGGGCTCGGCCTTGCGCTCGCGCGCGGCTTCACCGAGGGCATGGGCGGCACGATCGAGGTCGACGACACCCCGGGCGGTGGGCTCACCGTCGTGGTGCGGCTGCCGATCGCCGGGCACGTGGGAGTGGAGATCCGATGA
- the kdpC gene encoding potassium-transporting ATPase subunit KdpC — translation MASARSTFRSAGVAIRLTLVATVVLGVGYPLAVWGVGQAAFHDQANGSMVTDSSGTVVGSSLIGQSFTGEQADRWFQSRPSAAGEDGYDAGASSGSNLGPNNPDLLKAVEERRAALAKADGVPAAQVPADAVTASGSGLDPDISPAYAAQQVARVAAARGVSEDTVRALVAANTESRQLGFLGEPVVNVLALNLALAKAS, via the coding sequence ATGGCATCTGCACGTTCCACCTTCCGTTCCGCCGGTGTGGCCATCCGCCTCACCCTCGTCGCCACCGTCGTCCTGGGCGTCGGCTACCCGCTCGCCGTCTGGGGCGTCGGACAGGCGGCGTTCCACGACCAGGCCAACGGCTCGATGGTCACGGACTCGTCCGGCACGGTCGTCGGTTCCTCGTTGATCGGGCAGTCGTTCACGGGCGAGCAGGCCGACCGCTGGTTCCAGTCGCGGCCGTCCGCCGCCGGCGAGGACGGTTACGACGCCGGTGCGTCCTCCGGCTCGAACCTCGGGCCGAACAACCCCGACCTGCTCAAGGCCGTCGAGGAGCGCCGTGCGGCGCTGGCGAAGGCCGACGGGGTCCCCGCCGCGCAGGTGCCCGCCGACGCCGTGACCGCGTCCGGTTCGGGCCTCGACCCGGACATCAGCCCCGCCTACGCGGCCCAGCAGGTGGCTCGAGTGGCTGCGGCGCGGGGCGTCTCGGAGGACACGGTGCGGGCGCTCGTGGCCGCGAACACCGAATCGCGGCAGCTCGGGTTCCTCGGCGAGCCGGTCGTGAACGTGCTCGCGCTCAACCTGGCGCTGGCGAAGGCGTCCTGA
- the kdpB gene encoding potassium-transporting ATPase subunit KdpB, giving the protein MTTVTSEHEATTAPEPATRSSAFGPRQLVAGLPGALRKLDPRLMWRNPVMFIVEVGAALTTAAAVVEPSAFTIAIAVWLWLTVVFANLAESVAEGRGKAQADTLRKTRSTTSARRVLGYTQADAAATANETEEVASVDLAKGDVVVVVAGEVIPGDGDVIDGIASVDESAVTGESAPVIRESGGDRSAVTGGTRVLSDRIVVRITSTPGETFIDRMIRLVEGAARQKTPNEIALNILLASLSIVFVIVCLTMQPIAGLVGATVSVPVLIALLVCLIPTTIGALLSAIGIAGMDRLVQHNVLAMSGRAVEAAGDITTLLLDKTGTITYGNRRASRVVPVPGVSEASLMEAAALSSAADSTPEGRSIVSLAADAGVTPILPDGAVEVPFTAQTRMSGLDLPDGSQIRKGAAAAVLAWAGTPEAGVTAAIDATVAEVSDQGGTPLVVGRRSADGVVTLLGVVHLKDVVKDGMASRFAELRSMGIRTVMITGDNPRTAKAIAAEAGVDDFLAEATPEDKLAYIKREQEGGNLVAMTGDGTNDAPALAQADVGVAMNTGTTAAKEAGNMVDLDSDPTKLIDVVRIGKQLLITRGALTTFSIANDVAKYFAIIPAMFQAAFPGLAALNIMGLHSPSSAILSAVIFNALVIVALIPLSLRGVKYRAAAASSILGRNLLVYGLGGVVVPFIGIKLIDLVVGLIPGF; this is encoded by the coding sequence ATGACCACCGTGACCTCCGAGCACGAGGCGACCACCGCCCCGGAGCCGGCCACCCGCTCGTCCGCGTTCGGGCCCCGCCAACTGGTGGCGGGCCTCCCGGGCGCCCTGCGGAAACTCGATCCGCGACTCATGTGGCGGAACCCCGTCATGTTCATCGTCGAGGTCGGCGCGGCGCTGACGACGGCAGCCGCCGTCGTCGAGCCGTCCGCGTTCACCATCGCCATCGCCGTGTGGCTCTGGCTGACCGTCGTCTTCGCCAACCTGGCGGAGTCGGTGGCCGAGGGCCGGGGCAAGGCCCAGGCCGACACGCTGCGGAAGACCCGCTCGACCACGAGCGCCCGACGGGTGCTCGGCTACACGCAGGCCGACGCGGCTGCGACCGCGAACGAGACCGAGGAGGTCGCGTCCGTCGACCTGGCCAAGGGCGACGTCGTCGTGGTCGTCGCCGGCGAGGTCATCCCGGGCGACGGCGACGTCATCGACGGCATCGCCTCGGTCGACGAGTCGGCCGTCACGGGCGAGTCCGCACCGGTCATCCGCGAGTCCGGCGGTGACCGCAGTGCCGTCACCGGCGGCACCCGGGTGCTGTCGGACCGGATCGTGGTGCGCATCACCTCGACGCCGGGTGAGACCTTCATCGACCGGATGATCCGCCTGGTCGAGGGCGCGGCACGGCAGAAGACGCCGAACGAGATCGCGCTGAACATCCTGCTCGCCTCGTTGTCGATCGTCTTCGTGATCGTCTGCCTGACGATGCAGCCCATCGCGGGACTCGTCGGTGCGACGGTCAGCGTGCCGGTGCTCATCGCCCTGCTCGTCTGCCTCATCCCGACCACCATCGGAGCCCTGCTCTCCGCGATCGGCATCGCCGGCATGGACCGGCTCGTGCAGCACAACGTGCTGGCGATGTCGGGCCGCGCGGTCGAGGCCGCCGGTGACATCACGACGCTGCTGCTCGACAAGACCGGCACGATCACCTACGGCAACCGTCGGGCATCCCGCGTGGTGCCGGTGCCGGGGGTGTCGGAGGCCTCGCTCATGGAGGCCGCCGCGCTGTCGAGTGCTGCCGACAGCACACCGGAAGGACGCTCGATCGTGTCGCTCGCTGCGGACGCCGGGGTGACGCCGATCCTGCCGGACGGGGCCGTCGAGGTGCCGTTCACGGCGCAGACGCGCATGTCCGGTCTCGACCTGCCGGACGGGTCGCAGATCCGGAAGGGTGCTGCTGCTGCAGTGCTCGCCTGGGCCGGAACCCCCGAAGCCGGTGTGACGGCTGCGATCGACGCGACCGTCGCCGAGGTCTCCGACCAGGGCGGGACCCCGCTCGTGGTCGGCCGCCGCTCCGCGGACGGTGTGGTCACGCTGCTCGGTGTCGTGCACCTGAAGGACGTCGTCAAGGACGGCATGGCCTCGCGCTTCGCCGAACTCCGGTCGATGGGCATCCGCACCGTGATGATCACCGGCGACAACCCCCGCACCGCGAAGGCCATCGCCGCCGAGGCCGGCGTCGACGACTTCCTCGCCGAGGCCACGCCGGAGGACAAGCTCGCGTACATCAAGCGCGAGCAGGAGGGCGGCAACCTCGTCGCCATGACCGGTGACGGCACCAACGACGCCCCGGCCCTGGCCCAGGCTGACGTCGGCGTCGCGATGAACACCGGCACGACGGCGGCGAAGGAGGCGGGCAACATGGTCGACCTCGACTCCGACCCGACCAAGCTCATCGACGTCGTCCGCATCGGCAAGCAGCTGCTCATCACCCGCGGTGCCCTGACCACCTTCTCCATCGCGAACGACGTCGCGAAGTACTTCGCCATCATCCCGGCGATGTTCCAGGCGGCGTTCCCGGGGCTCGCGGCGCTCAACATCATGGGGCTGCACAGCCCGTCGTCCGCGATCCTGTCGGCGGTCATCTTCAACGCGCTCGTCATCGTGGCGCTCATCCCGCTGTCCCTGCGTGGCGTCAAGTACCGCGCGGCCGCAGCATCGTCGATCCTCGGCCGCAACCTGCTCGTCTACGGGCTGGGCGGCGTGGTCGTCCCCTTCATCGGCATCAAACTGATCGACCTCGTCGTCGGTCTCATCCCGGGGTTCTAG
- the kdpA gene encoding potassium-transporting ATPase subunit KdpA translates to MGAADVWAGIAQVATLVLLLVVAYRPLGDWMAKVFTPVRHNRIERGVYRLIGVDPDAEQSWPVYLRGVLLFSVVGLLLVYLLQRIQVVLPGDLGLPNVGPSLAFNTAASFVANTNWQSYSPEVTVGYTVQMAGLAVQNFLSAAVGLAVAVALVRGFARRGSGTLGNVWVDIVRGLGRLLLPGAFVFAIVLVAGGVVQSWGSGTDVTTLVGGTQHIPDGFVASQEAIKELGTNGGGYFNANSAHPFENPQAWTNLVEIFLMLVIPFSLPRTFGRMVGDDRQGYAILAVMGAIFLVSLSVMSIAELGGAGVATHAAGAAMEGKETRFGILGTTLFGTTSTATSTGAVNGMFDSFTPIGGMMAMLNMMLGEVTPGGVGSGLYGMLVLAVITVFIGGLLVGRTPEYLGKKIRAKEMTFAALYILVTPTLVLVATGLSLVIPGVREQVLGTSIYNPGNHGLSELLYAFTSGANNNGSAFGGLTANTTWMNSSLGVVMLLGRFVPMVFVLALAGSLAAQDRVPETAGTLPTHRPLFIGLLGGVAVIVTALTYFPVLALGPLAEGLS, encoded by the coding sequence GTGGGCGCCGCGGACGTCTGGGCGGGCATCGCCCAGGTCGCCACGCTCGTCCTGCTGCTCGTCGTCGCGTACCGTCCGCTCGGTGACTGGATGGCGAAGGTCTTCACACCCGTCCGGCACAACCGCATCGAGCGCGGGGTCTACCGGCTGATCGGGGTCGACCCCGACGCCGAGCAGTCGTGGCCCGTCTACCTGCGGGGCGTCCTGCTCTTCAGCGTCGTCGGACTCCTGCTCGTCTACCTGCTGCAGCGCATCCAGGTCGTCCTGCCCGGTGACCTCGGGCTGCCGAACGTCGGCCCGTCACTCGCGTTCAACACCGCGGCGTCGTTCGTCGCGAACACGAACTGGCAGTCGTACTCGCCCGAGGTGACGGTCGGGTACACCGTGCAGATGGCCGGCCTGGCGGTGCAGAACTTCCTGTCCGCGGCCGTCGGCCTGGCGGTCGCCGTCGCCCTGGTGCGCGGGTTCGCCCGCCGCGGGTCCGGCACGCTCGGCAACGTGTGGGTGGACATCGTCCGCGGCCTCGGCCGGCTGCTCCTGCCCGGTGCCTTCGTCTTCGCGATCGTGCTCGTCGCCGGTGGGGTCGTCCAGTCGTGGGGGAGCGGCACCGACGTCACCACGCTGGTCGGTGGCACGCAGCACATCCCCGACGGGTTCGTCGCGTCGCAGGAGGCGATCAAGGAACTCGGCACGAACGGTGGCGGCTACTTCAACGCGAACTCGGCGCACCCGTTCGAGAACCCGCAGGCGTGGACGAACCTCGTCGAGATCTTCCTGATGCTCGTCATCCCGTTCTCGCTGCCGCGCACCTTCGGCCGCATGGTCGGTGACGACCGCCAGGGCTACGCGATCCTCGCCGTGATGGGCGCGATCTTCCTCGTGTCCCTGTCGGTGATGTCGATCGCCGAGCTCGGCGGCGCCGGGGTGGCGACGCACGCGGCCGGCGCGGCGATGGAGGGCAAGGAGACCCGGTTCGGGATCCTCGGCACCACCCTGTTCGGCACGACGTCGACCGCGACCTCGACCGGTGCGGTGAACGGCATGTTCGACAGCTTCACGCCCATCGGCGGGATGATGGCGATGCTGAACATGATGCTCGGCGAGGTCACGCCGGGCGGCGTCGGGTCCGGCCTGTACGGCATGCTCGTGCTCGCCGTCATCACGGTGTTCATCGGCGGTCTACTCGTCGGTCGCACGCCCGAGTACCTCGGCAAGAAGATCCGCGCGAAGGAGATGACCTTCGCGGCGCTGTACATCCTCGTCACGCCGACGCTCGTGCTCGTCGCCACCGGGCTCTCGCTCGTGATCCCCGGCGTCCGCGAACAGGTGCTCGGCACGTCGATCTACAACCCCGGCAACCACGGACTCTCCGAGTTGCTCTACGCCTTCACCTCGGGTGCGAACAACAACGGCTCGGCCTTCGGCGGGCTCACCGCGAACACGACCTGGATGAACTCCTCGCTCGGCGTCGTGATGCTGCTCGGCCGCTTCGTGCCGATGGTGTTCGTCCTGGCGCTCGCCGGGTCGCTCGCCGCCCAGGACCGCGTGCCGGAGACCGCGGGCACGCTGCCCACCCACCGCCCGCTGTTCATCGGGCTGCTCGGCGGCGTCGCCGTCATCGTCACCGCACTCACCTACTTCCCGGTGCTCGCACTGGGTCCGCTCGCAGAAGGACTGTCATGA
- a CDS encoding potassium-transporting ATPase subunit F — protein sequence MIGITIAAAVLGIAAVVYLVWALVRPERF from the coding sequence GTGATCGGCATCACCATCGCGGCCGCCGTCCTCGGCATCGCCGCAGTCGTGTACCTCGTCTGGGCGCTCGTGCGTCCGGAGCGCTTCTAG